The nucleotide window aaatgaaaatgagagataTATCTATctacaattttatttaagtacaaTAGTTTTTTAGAAAAACATCTCTTGtatcattattaattaaaaagattctTCTATTTACGTTAATAAGAAAcacgttataatttttaaaaatataatacaaataattaaatctatatttttttatcagtttaaattttcaagataaataatgattttatatagtGTTAGAGCGTTTTTAATCTATATCTTAATTCTAtgacttttaattaaatattttacatatcggatcacttattataatttataacctttgtccaaattaaaatagaattctAATCTTTGTTCAAATGGAAAAATTAACCTTTAAATTCTTACCTATTCTTTTAAAATCTCAGTATAaagtacaaaaacaaaattcaaaataaattttataaaacaaatagTAGATAAGTTATATTCAAATACTTTATTACTCTACTAatttaatttcacaatttttaatacaaaacttttaaaaaaatctaatatcacaaaaacttaataattcacacactttaaaaaaatagaaaattttaaaaaatctctctCAATGGTAGATGTgttgatagtgagatgaaataattttatagaaaatttgaaagttgaatataatattattataatattattttttaatattattattattattttaaaattttaaaatttaaattatttattatattttatataaaaatttaaaaaaataagataaaataaaatgtatacgGACATTAAATTTTTCCGCTTTTCAATACCTCTGGTAAACCGTAGAcgtaaaaaatttttttgttttattttatttttctcgcgATTCTCGTGACTCGACGGCTGGATAATGTGGGTATTTTCAATTTCCAATAacgagaaagaattaaaaaaaaaaaaaaaagtgtagagATCTGACAGCTCTTTTCTCTCCCCTCTCAGCGGACAGTGCCTCGGAGACTTAGCTAGATTTAAGGAGTGTGTTGAGGTCCGTGCTCTTAAGCTACTACattgtttttgttatgtttCGGTTTCCCAACATCGCACCAAACCAATATAGACTGGGCGGTGTTGTGTCCGATAGAGTGCTCCCAGTTGGCTTCGCTGAGAGAAACGTTCAGTAGTAGGAGGCAAAAAAATGGCGAAATCTATCTCATGCTTCAAGATAATCACCTGCGGTAGCGATTCAGCGGACAAAGATGATCTCGAGGTCTCTGAGGTACCCGATTCGTCCCGGCTTCGgagttctttgtttttcttcacTCAGATCTGTTTGACCTTCTCTCGCGTTTTTCTTTGACTTGCTCAATCCGGGTTTGATGGTCTTGTAAGATTTGCATTTGATGCAGTGGTGGTGTTCTTAGTTTGGATTAGAGTTACTAAGTAGCCGATTGTTCTCTGTTTGGAAACTTTGAAAATGCTACTAaaggaagttttttattttaagatctGAGTGGTCCGGATTGGCATTAGACTGAGTTCATCACAATTGGGTGACTTGATTGGACTGAGCTTATGATTTCTCTTTTCTAGTATTAAGATCTGGAGAAATTTGTTGTTTCTGATTTCGCTTATTCAGTAATTACGCAACCTTGTTTGTGCAATCAACCTATGTGGGTGATGATGCCTATGCATATCGATTAAGCGTGCGTGGGTCGTAAGTAGAACTACTGCCCTCTTCTTGAGAGGAAGTGTTTTACAAGCCTTGTAATTGATTGAGCTCTTGGTATCACTTTTTGGTTGGTCCAGGGAATGCTCGTTTCCAATGATATTTTCTGTTTTAAGATCACCATGCATTATGGAAGATcacctttatttttttggctgATTGAAGTGGCATATACATGATACTTTGGCCCGAGTCAGGACTATTGTAGAAGCATTTATAGTTGTTAAAATCCACAAACAGCAAAGCATATTATGTTGATCATGGTTCGACAGGGTCCTTTGAACCCACTCCTAGGAAGTGATACACAATCCTACTTGGAAAAATCGTGTATCAGGTAAACTAAGGAATTTTCTTGGGCAGAATTGAACACAAAATGTCCGAATCTATAACTCATAACAAGCCCACCCTTTGAACACTCCTACATCTTGATGGCTATGGTCATCGCTTACAGTGGTGGTGTCTACTCTCAACCACAATTTTGGTTCTAGACAAGGGGAAGAAaattgagagggagagagagagagagagagagagagagagagagagtagagataCATGAAAAGGTAACTGATAAGATGAAaacttatgtttatttttttataaccaaaTACATAATTCAAACGGATGGGGAACTTAATGTTTTGCTTGTACTAAGTTATAGGGCAGGGCAGTCAAAGTTCTCTCTCTGTGTGCATACACGTGtgtttatgttattattttttcctgcaTTCCAGAGCAAGGGTTCAGGTGACAAACGTGGCTGGAGTTTCCGGAAAAGGTCTGCCCGGCATCGAGTGCTTAGTAACACTGTTATATCGGAAACACCCTCTTCTGGAAATAAGGAAAGCCCAGAATCTGCTACTCTTAATCATCCATTGCCAGCCAACTCTACCGTTCCTGAGAAAGTTTCGGCGATACAATCAACAGGTGAAAAACCCCAGTTATCAACTTCGGTGAACCCAAAAGTAATTGAGACCATAGTTGCTGCTGAAAATGAAAGTACACCTGATGTCAACCTGGAGGAGTCTGTTGTTATTGTCATCCAAACTGCTATCAGAGGGTTTATGGTATCCCTTTTCTATCAACTGCGCATGTCCAAAACTTACTGGTGAATGCCAATtctaacctctctctctctatctctgaaCTATGTGCCAGGGTCTGAGAATGCTGTTAAAGCTTAAGAACGTTGTTAAATTGCAAGCTGCTGTTCGTGGGCACTTAGTACGGAATCATGCTGTGGGAACCCTACGTTGTGTTCAAGCCATTGTCAAAATGCAAGCTCTTATTCGTGCCCGACGTGCTCGCCTGTCTCTAGAAGTATCATGTCCAGAAAAGAAGTTAGATGATAAGCACGAGGAGGGTAACAATAGTTCAAATACCCAGGTAATTCTACTGAACTCATCCAGTATATCATGAAACATATGAGGTTATGAGACGAATGTTGTTTTGCATTTGGTATTCTTCTTCATGTTGAAGTGACAACAGGTTATATGAATCAATGTCATGATGTTTTCTAACAACCCTGCCTGGTTATTTCATTTTACAGGTGAATGAAAGTGTAGTAACTAAATCAGCTATAACGTACACTTCCATTGACAAGCTGCTAAGTAATAGTTTTGCTCGCCAGGTGTGATATATTGGTGTTTTAATTCCGTTGTTTATAACTGCATTCTTTGTTATTTATTCTCACATGTGTATAGCTCGACTAATTTGATTTATATGTTGTTTACAGCTGTTAGAATCAACACCAAAGACCAAACCTATCCATGTCAAGTGTGATTCTTCTAAGCCTGATTCTGGTTGGAATTGGCTGGAGAGGTGGATGTCTGTTACTTCACCAAATACTGTGGAGTCAAAGAAAGCAGAGTTAGTAACAGAtcaacagaaaaaagaaaaagacgaGAATGTTGTGTCACTGGTGGAAACTAAAGTTCCATCTGAAGAGTTTATGGAGTCACAAGATGTGAATTCCAGCAATAAGGAAACACTAGAGAGGTCTGAAAGCGAAGACAATCTGATTACTTATGATCCCAGCAACTTCGAATTTCAGGCATGCCATCCCACCTCATCTTtgcaaaatgatgttttggagCAACGTCGGTCTGATGCGAATGAAACCCCATTGATGATAACTTCCACTCCAAACCAAAGTACTCAAGCAGATTCAACTTCTCAGGTGGAGTTCAATTCTCTTTCTGTGAAGCCTGAAGCCGAAACTGAAGAACCCAAACGTTCTATGAAAAGGCTTGCCCCTGAACAGCTTGAGACTGAAGCAAAGAAATTTGTATTTGGATCAAGAAAAGTGAGCAATCCTGCATTTATTGCTGCCCAGTCGAAATTTGAAGAGCTGAGTTCAACGCTCAATTCAGATAGACCAATGAGTCCTTCCTATGAAGATGCTGGAGTTGAATCACATACAGACACAATTTTGTCTGGAACGGATACTGTTATCAGGACAAAGGAGCTGATTACAGCAGAAACATCTGCTCCCCATAGTTCAAAGGCTCAAGTTGGTGGCTCTGAATGTGGCACTGAACTCTCTATTACCTCTACCCTTGATTCACCTGATAGGTCTGAAGTTGGAGCCACAGAATGTGGGCATGAAGCCAAAGTTTTAGAGGAAGGAATTTGCAATCCTAATAGCACAGAGAATGTTAATGTTGAATCCAAGGATGCATCTGTCATCTCACCATCCGATTTATCGCCCTTTGTCTCGGATCAGCCAGAGAAACCTGGTGATGCAAATGGCGAGTCCATTAATCTTGAGGTAGCTGCAAACTCCTCACAGCTAAAGCCGCAGCTGGAGAATAATGCATCTGATATGAAGAGACAGCTGGACTCTGAGATAGTCCATCAATCGTACCGGTCATCCCCAGAAGCTTCTCCTAGAAGTCATATAACCGTTCCAGAATCTCATGGGACACCTTCTAGTCAGGTGTCTGTGAGagccaaaaagaacaaaactgaTAAGAGTGGATCCAACCATAAGCGTAAATCACTGTCAGGAGGTAAGAATTCTCCGTCCAATCCAAATCTTGATTCTGCCTCAAGGAGTAGTATGGAACAACTGCCTAAAGATCAGAAAAATGGGAAGAGGCGCAATTCCTTTGGTTCACCCAGGCCTGATCATATCGAACAAGAACCAAGAGATAGTAGTACTAATAATAATTCTCTTCCCCATTTCATGCAAGCAACGGAATCGGCAAGAGCCAAGCTGCAAGCTAACAAGTCTCCAATATCAAGTCCAGATGTGCAAGACAGAGACATTTACATCAAGAAGAGACATTCCTTACCTGGTGCAAATGGGAGGCAGGGGTCTCCACGTATTCAACGGTCCATGTCTCAAGCCCAACAGAGTGCAAAGGGAAATGGTACTTATCTTCACGGTATCACCTAAACCTCGTTGTACATATTATCTACAATTTTTGCTAATAAGTGTTCTTTCCAATTCTATTCCACAAAATATGCTTAGTCAGCACCGTCTACGTCATAGAATGGTTTCTTTCAGCACCATTTAAATTCATACTGCTTGGATTTTCTCCTAAGATGGGATGCATTCTCATCATGTGAAAAGTTTAGATCTCTGTTCAATCTTTGATTGCTCGTTTTAATGTGGTTTtccatttaatttataaaagaaaagttcggaaaactgataaaaaagaaaagaaaataaaagttgggAAAAATATACGCCCCCATAAACTTCCATGCAATTTGTAATGTCCCCGAAACTTCAATTTCAGCAATATACCCCCAAACTATCAAGCAATTTCATGTACCACTTTTTCCCCAGAAAAACAAATTACCccccataaatttttttttttttttttataggtaataagtAATTCATTGATAGAAAGATAGGCATAACCTAAGTACACTAGGAGTATACAAAGAcatacacctatttaggaaaCTAGAAACAATtaaaaggaaatcatggaagccgGAACCATTGAAATCTATAGCAATGGTCCACAgaaacaaagtcttccagaaaaaactacgaaactcttccaaggaacgttcatgatcctcaaaatgtCGCTCATTTCGTtcactccaaatacaccaaaaaatacaaacaggGGCCATCTTCCATACGGCTGCAATCTGTGATGTCCCAGTGATCCCTCACCAACATGCTAGAAGATCAACCACCCTGTCTGGCATTACTCATGCGACTCCCAGTTTgctgaaaaaataattccaaataCCTctagcaaactcacaatgtaaaagtagatgGTCCGCCGTTTCACCACTATTTCTACACAAACAGCACCAATCCGTGATGATGAAACCACGTCTTCTAAGGTTATCAATGGTCAAAATCTTCCCTAAagctgctgtccatacaaagaatGCTGCCTTGGTTCGTGCTTTGctcctccatatgttcttccaaaGGAAATTATGCCTTTGTTGCATGGTAATAGAGTCATAGAAAGAACATACCGTGAATTTTCCTCTCCTAGCGAGTCTCCATACCATGCATCTTCATTTGTGGCTGCAATAGCAGTATTATACAGCAAATTGAAaaattccactaggatattcgCTTCCCAATCATGAGCCTCCCGAGTAAGATTAATGTTCCACTCTTGGGAACCTTGATGAAATATCCGCAGATCGGCCACCATGGCTTCCTTATCCCTTGCAATGCTAAAAATTGCTGGATAAGCATCCTTCAAAGCCGTGTCACCCACCCACACATCCTTCCAAAAGCTAATCCTACTACCATGCCCCAAGCACAATCGAGTATTACTAGCAAAAGAGCACCAAACTTTACGTATGTACTTCCATAACCCCACTCCATTTGACCCCCGGccctctttagaacaccaacccccccattCTCTCCCATATTTCGTGTCAATCACCCCTTTCCATAAAGCTTCCCCCTCATAAttataacgccacaaccatttacctagTAATGTCTTGTTAAAAGCTCTCACATTTCGAACCCCCAGCCCACCATCCCTCATAGGAGAGCAAACCTTGTCCCATCCCACTAAGGgcacgtttggattcgcaagtcatctcagctcatctcaatttatctcactattattcattactattcaataactttaactcacaaatctcactactattcacaacttatctcattactattcacaatccatctcagctcatctcagctcatctcaagtcatctcaagtcatcttcgaatccaaacgtctcctaagtgaaacttaaactcatttccTATGCCACTCCATAAAAAATCACGTTGAAGCTTCTCTATTCTTGTTGCAATGCTAGCGGGAAgaggaaataaagataagtaGTACGTAGGAAGGTTGGATAAAGTACTCTTAATAAGTGTAATCcgccccccttttgataaatacaactttttccatCCGGCCAACCTACACTCAAATTTTTCCAGCACCCCCAATGGAAGCCCAAGGTACTTCAACGGCAACGAAGAAACTGCACAACCCAAGATGCTAGCCAACCCCCTAATATTGCTTACGTCTCCCACTGCTACCATCTCTGTCTTGGCAAGATTAATTTTCAGCCCAGATACAGTTTCAAAATAGAGTAGGatggccttcaaagattgaATATGTCCTACATTGGCCTCACAAAACAACAaggtatcatctgcaaacaaaagatgagaaataatagtaGGGCCATATGAAGCTCCCACTGAAAATCCTGAAAAAAATCCTCCCCCCTACTGTTGCCGACACCATCCTACTTAGTGCCTCCATTACTAGAACAAATAAGAGGGGTGATAATGGATCACTTTGTCGTAGTCCCCGCGAATTATTAAAAAAGCCCACAGGATCACCATTTACCAAGACCAAGAAACGAACCGTAGACACACAATGCGTTATCCACATCCTCCATttttccccaaaaccacatctagTCAACATGTATATcaagaaatcccaattaacgtgatcatatgccttctccatgtctagtttGCATAGAAGACCTGGAACTCCCGACCTGATTTtgctatccaaacattcattggcaataagaACCGAGTCTAAAATTTGTCTCCCCCTCACAATGgcattttgagatttagagATAATCTTTTCCATGACTGTGCTCATCCTATTAGCAAGGACTTTTGACAATATCTTATACACGCTGCCCACAAGACTAATCGGTCTAAAGTCTTGTATCTCCATTGCACCAGCCCTTTTTGGGACTAGAGCAATAAAAGTCGCATTTaagcttttttcaaatttgccaAGTAAAGAATTCCTGAAAAACCAGCATAACATCCTCTCTTACCACCTCCCAGCAAGTCTGAAAAAAAGCCAAAGTGAAACCATCCAGGCCTGGGGCTTTATCTTTGTTCATTTTTCTGATTACTAGTattacctcttcctcttcaaaaggtCTTTCCAGCCACGTCATTCTATTTTGATCAATGCCCTCAAAAACTAAGCCATCTACTGTAGGCCTCCATGTATGAGGTTCTGacaacaaattttcaaaatggcCAGCCACAAAATTCTTCAACACGACCTGATCAGAGGATGCAACTCCCTCAATATTCAAAGACTCTATAGAATTAAACCTTCTATGTGCATTAGCCATGCGGTGAAAAAACTTAGTACTTTTATCCCCTTCTCGAAGCCATAGAGCCCTTGACTTCTGTCTCCAAGAAATCTTCTCCAATAAAGTCAATCTTTCAAGTTCAGAAACTACTTGCTCTTTACGGTTGTTTTCGACTCCTACACCCTCCAAGCTTTGTAGCTCTTGTGTCAAGCTTTTCATCTGTAAGGTTACATCACCAAACACCTGTTCATTCCATATcttcaaattcattttcaaagctttcaatttcCTGGCCAACACATTGCTCGGATTGCCCTCAAATAAATAGGAGCTCCACCATTGTCTAACCAAATCCACAAACCCCTCCTAAACCCccataaattctcaaaaaagataaaatatcgATATAATCAAAGAAAGGTGAAAAAACTTTTAAGAGAAATCAAAAGCGGAAGAAAAAGACAGAAAAACCAAAGATTAAAATTTGAcacaattataaaaatactcttcataaaaaattaaaaaaaaaactataaaaatttcagaaaacattaaaaataaaaactaaaaagttaaaaaaaaaaaaagaatagaatttatatataaaagaaactcTGGTACTGTGTGGGTGGGTGGTCCAGTCTCAGCACCTGGGTGCatcttactttttatatattatctttatttttggtttttaagtTTTGGTTGTTAAtgtttttatctacttttttttatcaaggcTATCTGTGTCAACTTAGTTTTACCGAGGGGGTAGattgcaatttttttgttaattttcccTGTGGGACTTTGTAGAAATTGATAGTACTGAGGGGACATTGCAAATTGCATGTTAGTTTGGCAGGTATTTTCGTAATTTTTCCCCAAAACTTTTACTGCCCAACTAAAGGATTCTCCATTTGTGCTACAACCTGAGTTTTGTAGAAGCTGCTACCATATGGTTCGGCCATTGCGAGgattttttcccttaaaaaagaaaatgattgtgGATGCTGCCTGACTCAATACTTTGATGGCTTTTGTTGCCTAGACACGAACCATACTGTGAAGACATGAATTAAATACTGTTAGTTCAGCATTTTTGCTGTATAGCACATCCTTTGAGCACTCTGATTATGCCATCTTCCCAATCAGCAATCCATTTGTTCTGCCTCTgacaactaaaaaatatatatatatatatataattgggcaacattttgttttttaaaagagaggATGGCACCCTAATTTTATTAACCGTAATCGGGCAATTAAATCAGATATTTATCATGTAGTCCTCTATATGCTATTCAGGACCGCTTGTTAAGATACTTGGTATATGTAAGTTCCATTCTTGCACAACAGCAAAGACGTCCATCCAGTTGGTGTGGAGTTTGTTTCGAGATTCTGGAATTCACTTCCTACTGTTGACAGAACTGTTGCCATgactttttacttattttttcataaaaagaaagTTGTCAGGAGAGGAAAAAGTAAAGAAACAAAATCTAAGAAGATACAAAAGAGCATTTATGCATGAATACTTGTTTACTTGCTGCTTGATCTTACTTTTTGCAGAAAGAAAATGGCAGAGGTGAAGGGACACATTGAAAGTTATTGTACACCCCAATGAAAATTATGGTACATCACCTGTTCTAGATGGGCGAGTCAATTGATGATCTACTTGAAGGATAGCATCTTAGATCTGaattctggattttttttccatctGTGATTTTACCTTAGTTTATCCTTCGTGGCTTTCAGGGTGGTTTTgggaggttatatatatatatatataaaaaaaaagccgAGTGATGTTTGCATGTACATTACTGTTACCACTACCATATTTTTTTCCCCTATTATTATTTGCTGTAATGTCGTTCCTCAGTAATAAGATAGTTAAGAGTATTTGGTGTGATATTACTTGGTTGAATTACAGGATGTTTTTGCTTGTTTACAGTGTTGAGAGCTTTTCACCGGATGTATTGTAATAAAATGGATTTTCTGTGTTTCTTCTTCAGTTCCCTTAATTTCTCGAATTCATTTCATTCTTATCAGCCAAGATTCCCCACAGCTCCCACTTCACTTAATTTTTTTGGTGCTCTTTTCTGACTCTTGTAGAGTTATTTTTGTTGCCCATATTTGCAATTCCACTAGGCGTCACAACTTTACAAGCCCCATCTACATATATCCCCGCTTCTTTCTACTCAATGCGTGCTGCCTGCCCCCCTAAATTGAGTTGCCTCTTTGCCCCAACCCACCTTCACCTCCACTTGAGCAATAGATTCGAGGTTTTTTTCTATAGATGTTTGGGAGTTCGATCTACCCCCCAGTGTGTTTAGCCGGCAATAG belongs to Juglans regia cultivar Chandler chromosome 8, Walnut 2.0, whole genome shotgun sequence and includes:
- the LOC108981146 gene encoding protein IQ-DOMAIN 32 isoform X1; this encodes MAKSISCFKIITCGSDSADKDDLEVSESKGSGDKRGWSFRKRSARHRVLSNTVISETPSSGNKESPESATLNHPLPANSTVPEKVSAIQSTGEKPQLSTSVNPKVIETIVAAENESTPDVNLEESVVIVIQTAIRGFMGLRMLLKLKNVVKLQAAVRGHLVRNHAVGTLRCVQAIVKMQALIRARRARLSLEVSCPEKKLDDKHEEGNNSSNTQVNESVVTKSAITYTSIDKLLSNSFARQLLESTPKTKPIHVKCDSSKPDSGWNWLERWMSVTSPNTVESKKAELVTDQQKKEKDENVVSLVETKVPSEEFMESQDVNSSNKETLERSESEDNLITYDPSNFEFQACHPTSSLQNDVLEQRRSDANETPLMITSTPNQSTQADSTSQVEFNSLSVKPEAETEEPKRSMKRLAPEQLETEAKKFVFGSRKVSNPAFIAAQSKFEELSSTLNSDRPMSPSYEDAGVESHTDTILSGTDTVIRTKELITAETSAPHSSKAQVGGSECGTELSITSTLDSPDRSEVGATECGHEAKVLEEGICNPNSTENVNVESKDASVISPSDLSPFVSDQPEKPGDANGESINLEVAANSSQLKPQLENNASDMKRQLDSEIVHQSYRSSPEASPRSHITVPESHGTPSSQVSVRAKKNKTDKSGSNHKRKSLSGGKNSPSNPNLDSASRSSMEQLPKDQKNGKRRNSFGSPRPDHIEQEPRDSSTNNNSLPHFMQATESARAKLQANKSPISSPDVQDRDIYIKKRHSLPGANGRQGSPRIQRSMSQAQQSAKGNGTYLHERKWQR
- the LOC108981146 gene encoding protein IQ-DOMAIN 32 isoform X2, yielding MAKSISCFKIITCGSDSADKDDLEVSESKGSGDKRGWSFRKRSARHRVLSNTVISETPSSGNKESPESATLNHPLPANSTVPEKVSAIQSTGEKPQLSTSVNPKVIETIVAAENESTPDVNLEESVVIVIQTAIRGFMGLRMLLKLKNVVKLQAAVRGHLVRNHAVGTLRCVQAIVKMQALIRARRARLSLEVSCPEKKLDDKHEEGNNSSNTQVNESVVTKSAITYTSIDKLLSNSFARQLLESTPKTKPIHVKCDSSKPDSGWNWLERWMSVTSPNTVESKKAELVTDQQKKEKDENVVSLVETKVPSEEFMESQDVNSSNKETLERSESEDNLITYDPSNFEFQACHPTSSLQNDVLEQRRSDANETPLMITSTPNQSTQADSTSQVEFNSLSVKPEAETEEPKRSMKRLAPEQLETEAKKFVFGSRKVSNPAFIAAQSKFEELSSTLNSDRPMSPSYEDAGVESHTDTILSGTDTVIRTKELITAETSAPHSSKAQVGGSECGTELSITSTLDSPDRSEVGATECGHEAKVLEEGICNPNSTENVNVESKDASVISPSDLSPFVSDQPEKPGDANGESINLEVAANSSQLKPQLENNASDMKRQLDSEIVHQSYRSSPEASPRSHITVPESHGTPSSQVSVRAKKNKTDKSGSNHKRKSLSGGKNSPSNPNLDSASRSSMEQLPKDQKNGKRRNSFGSPRPDHIEQEPRDSSTNNNSLPHFMQATESARAKLQANKSPISSPDVQDRDIYIKKRHSLPGANGRQGSPRIQRSMSQAQQSAKGNERKWQR